The DNA region GAGTCAAGCAAAACCCAGGGCAGACAGGGACTTCTGCTTTAGAGGTGGCCAGAGCTCCACAGGGCTCCAGGAAGGAGGCCTTCCCAGAATGACATTCAGACCTTAGGCATCCAAAACATCCCAAGATCTGGCTCCCACTTATCctctttttagaaaaacaaaagtacCCACAGTACCCAGCCCACCCTAGCCAGGGATTCAGGGGCAGGGGGCACTATAGGTGGCTCCAGGCTCAGACTTCTGTCAAGGGCTGCACTCATCTTCAGTGTGTttacctccccagccccaggatTTTTTCTTGGAATAAAACTGTTGGAGAGGATCTGGAGAGAAGattcagaggttaaaagcactggctgttcttacagaacctccaggttctgttcccagcacccacagggtggcttacaaccagccataattccagttccaggagatcaagGGTCCACTCCTGGCCTccctgggtaccaggcacatatatGCCAACAAAATACTCATCtacatgttttattttggggggtagtttattgtttgtctgttttgtttgttgtttgtttgttgtttattgagacagggtttctctgtatagccctggttatccaggaactcactgggaagaccaggctggccttgaaatcagaaagaccttcctgcttctgcctcttgagtgcttaGATGAAAGGCAGGGTGCCACAACACCTACCTCACAcagaagggttttttttattattataaacctGTAGGAACTggggagtggtggtacatgcctttaatcccagcacttgggaggcagaggcaggcggatttctgagttcgaggccagcctggtctacagagtgagttccaggacagccaaagctacacagagaaaccctgtctcaaacaaaaacaaaaacaaaaaacaaacaacctgtaggcaagccatctctcctgcctgcaCAGGGGATGGGTGCATGGTGACCTTAGGCAGGAAGACAACTTCCAAGTCCATCCACTGGTCCAGGGCCTGAACCTTACAGACTCATGGCAGACAGGACGTAGCATGTAAGCCCCCCAGTGCCAACCCCAGGGTCCCTGAGTTCAAATAGCCTAACTGACACAAGTCAAGGCGGTGAGCTGCTAAGAGCTGTTCAGCAGAAACCCTAGTTCCTGGTTCCAGAGCGTCGCACCAGGCAGGGCCCCGTGCTTTCCTGGGCATTCCACTGGGTAGGATCTTTGGCTAGAAAGGTTGCTTTGCAGGGGCTCCTAAGTATCTGTAACAACGGGGTAGGTGTggtcagggcagggcaggggctgTTCTCAGGACCTACCTGGACAACTGTGTGATGCAAAGGGACAGACCCAGAGGAGGAAGCAGTGCTGGATTTTCCCCAGGTGTGGCCCCAGGTATAAAAGCACACAGCCAGGCTTCACCAGGTACAGCACTGGGACTGTGGCCAGGTGTGAGACTGCTCCATGTCTGCTGCCATGGCCACCGTCACCATCACTGTGATGGTGAGCCTAGTGTCTTTCCCAGCCTCATGATGACAGCCTATCCCAGAGGGGTGGATGTCGGGGCCTTTTCTCTAAGTCCAGGATGCCTTTAGGCTAAGCCTATTTGCCCACCTACAAAGGGAAATCTAAACCCCGTCTTTTCATTGAGAACAGGCAAGCTTGGGAGGAAGTGGGTGTTCTCTGGGCTTCCCCTAACCGTACACCTGCCTTGTTCCACAGAGCCTCCTGCTTCTAACCTGGTTGCCCGTGGGGTTGACCCACCAAGATCCCCCATCTTGGGGGAAACCCCGAAGCCATAGGACCCTGCGGTGCTATTCTGCTGAGGAACTGTCTCATGGCCAGGCTCCTCCACACCTGCTAACTCGAAGTGCCAGGTGGGAGCAGGCCCTCCCTGTGGCCCTGGTGGCCAGTTTGGAGGCCACGGCTCACAGGAGACAGCATGAAGGACCTCTAGCTGGAACACAGTGTCCCGTGCTGCGGCCGGAAGAGGTGCTGGAAGCTGACACCCACGAGCGCTCCATCTCACCGTGGAGATATCGGTGAGGGTAATGGGGTCCCCACTGGTGGAGGGGGCTGGTGGCTTTATTCCAACTCTGGAACCTTAGATCATTGTTCAGTGTGCACACTCACCCCAGCCTCTAAAGACATGTTCCCctaagaagctgaggcttgggcCAAGTGAGGCCAGAGCCCCCACCAAAGCCCCTGCTtctgtgtcctcagaggccatGCGGGA from Mastomys coucha isolate ucsf_1 unplaced genomic scaffold, UCSF_Mcou_1 pScaffold22, whole genome shotgun sequence includes:
- the Il17c gene encoding interleukin-17C; this encodes MATVTITVMSLLLLTWLPVGLTHQDPPSWGKPRSHRTLRCYSAEELSHGQAPPHLLTRSARWEQALPVALVASLEATAHRRQHEGPLAGTQCPVLRPEEVLEADTHERSISPWRYRIDTDENRYPQKLAVAECLCRGCINAKTGRETAALNSVQLLQSLLVLRRQPCSRDGTADPTPGSFTFHTEFIRVPVGCTCVLPRST